A single region of the Acidobacteriota bacterium genome encodes:
- the pdxA gene encoding 4-hydroxythreonine-4-phosphate dehydrogenase PdxA: MGSRPMAVTMGDASGVGPEIAVRRFAEGLLGSEVVLYGDAAVLASAGAVLGLDVSIRLVREPDEAADGALNVRDLGLLSADRVTPGVLNAEAGAAALAYVDRATRDALAGKVAGVVTLPMNKEATRASRPDFKGHTEFIAGLCGARDFAMMLTVPELAVTHVSAHVSLREAIERVEPVRIRKVIDLTHEALSRFIESPRIAVCGLNPHAGEHGLFGAEDEQIIRPTIEAAVADGLDVSGPHPADTVFRQAIHLDRFDAVVCMYHDQGHAPMKLYGFERGVNVTVGLPIIRTSVDHGTAFDIAWQGKAFTDSLGHALDYAWKLAGATRSGP, from the coding sequence ATGGGGAGCCGGCCGATGGCGGTGACGATGGGGGATGCTTCGGGCGTTGGCCCGGAGATCGCGGTCCGGCGGTTTGCGGAGGGGCTGCTGGGCAGTGAGGTCGTGCTGTATGGCGACGCTGCGGTGCTGGCGAGCGCGGGGGCTGTGCTGGGGTTGGATGTGTCGATCCGCCTGGTAAGAGAACCGGACGAGGCTGCGGACGGTGCGCTGAACGTCCGCGACCTGGGGCTGCTGAGTGCTGACCGGGTGACGCCGGGAGTGCTCAATGCAGAGGCGGGCGCGGCAGCGTTGGCCTACGTGGACCGCGCCACGCGTGACGCGCTGGCGGGCAAGGTGGCGGGGGTCGTGACTTTGCCGATGAACAAGGAAGCGACCAGAGCCTCCCGGCCGGACTTCAAGGGGCACACAGAGTTCATCGCCGGACTGTGCGGTGCCCGTGACTTCGCGATGATGTTGACGGTGCCGGAGTTGGCGGTGACCCACGTCAGCGCGCATGTCAGCCTGCGCGAGGCGATCGAGCGGGTGGAACCCGTGCGGATCCGCAAGGTGATCGATCTGACCCACGAGGCGTTGTCGCGGTTCATCGAGAGTCCTCGGATCGCCGTCTGCGGGCTGAACCCGCATGCCGGGGAGCACGGCCTGTTCGGTGCCGAGGACGAGCAGATCATCCGGCCGACGATTGAGGCCGCGGTGGCGGACGGCCTCGACGTGTCGGGCCCGCATCCCGCGGACACGGTCTTCCGCCAGGCGATCCATCTCGACCGTTTCGATGCCGTCGTCTGCATGTACCACGACCAGGGCCATGCGCCGATGAAGCTCTATGGCTTCGAGCGGGGAGTCAACGTGACGGTCGGTCTGCCGATCATCCGCACTTCGGTCGACCACGGCACGGCGTTCGACATCGCCTGGCAGGGCAAGGCGTTCACCGACTCGCTAGGCCACGCGTTGGACTACGCCTGGAAGCTCGCCGGTGCTACACGGAGCGGACCGTGA
- a CDS encoding type II toxin-antitoxin system VapC family toxin, whose translation MCRHGLLDTSVVIDLDLIEDASLPEQSTVSAITLAELTVGPLAAGRDEEERARRQDRLQWAAATWDPLPFDALAARAYGRIYSALVARGRVGRRRFADLLIAATALANDLPLYTRNAADVKGLDDLITVRSV comes from the coding sequence ATGTGTAGGCACGGACTTCTGGACACGTCGGTCGTGATCGACCTCGACCTGATCGAGGACGCCAGTCTTCCCGAGCAGTCCACCGTCTCGGCGATCACGCTTGCCGAACTCACGGTCGGCCCGCTGGCTGCCGGCAGGGACGAAGAAGAACGCGCTCGTCGCCAGGACCGTCTGCAGTGGGCAGCGGCGACCTGGGATCCGCTGCCGTTCGACGCTCTGGCGGCCCGCGCGTACGGTCGCATCTACTCAGCGCTCGTGGCAAGGGGCCGGGTCGGACGCCGACGTTTCGCCGATCTGCTGATCGCCGCCACGGCGCTGGCCAACGACCTGCCTCTCTACACCCGGAACGCCGCCGACGTGAAGGGCCTCGACGACCTGATCACGGTCCGCTCCGTGTAG
- a CDS encoding type II toxin-antitoxin system prevent-host-death family antitoxin, with the protein MITITQRQLRNDSAKILRAVQEGQSMIVTRNGTPVAELRPVAARRYVSRSVLREAARTAPRIDASRFRADIDAVVDPWVDV; encoded by the coding sequence ATGATCACCATCACCCAAAGGCAGTTGCGCAACGACTCCGCCAAGATCCTCCGGGCAGTTCAGGAGGGACAGTCCATGATCGTGACCCGGAACGGCACACCGGTGGCCGAACTGCGACCCGTAGCTGCCCGCCGCTACGTATCCCGCAGCGTACTCAGGGAGGCGGCTCGAACCGCTCCCAGGATCGACGCGAGCCGGTTCCGGGCCGACATCGACGCGGTCGTCGATCCGTGGGTCGATGTGTAG
- a CDS encoding sulfatase-like hydrolase/transferase, whose protein sequence is MSEQVHVPIAVVLLMAVLAVACSPEGDGGEQEASADAPPPNIVVILADDLGYADVSTYGDRLQTPNIDRIGREGAIFTQGYVTTPVCSPSRAALLTGRYQQRYGFEYNARQAPEVPDVGLIPGELTIADHLKAAGYVTGIVGKWHLGFKDEHYPTNRGFDEFYGHLSGATRFINRRTQGAVSMSVDEEFRRRPPDDPRTDLVVRGTQPPAPPTRQAGNLIVRGPEKTVVDEPAYITDVFGDESVDFIRRHAEGPFFLYSAFNAPHSPFQVTEEYYDRFPDEEHELRRIYFGMIAALDDAVGRILDALDEAGIADNTLVVFLSDNGCAGYFPGLCSCEPLSGGKLTYYEGGVRVPYLVRWPAAVSAGTTVDAPVSTLDILPTALAAAGAEAPADLELDGHDLMPLLDGSAEATGDGRLVWRNYPTVAVRSGDMKLIKPNQDAPGGFLYDLSTDVREQTDLAAERPEEVANLEAVIEDWRSITVEPAWTRRRPVAYSICNIEPIGFEN, encoded by the coding sequence ATGAGCGAACAAGTTCACGTCCCGATTGCAGTCGTGCTCCTCATGGCGGTGCTGGCGGTTGCCTGCTCCCCGGAAGGGGACGGCGGCGAGCAGGAAGCGTCCGCGGACGCTCCACCGCCGAACATCGTCGTCATCCTGGCCGACGACCTCGGATACGCCGACGTCTCGACCTACGGCGACCGGCTGCAGACCCCGAACATCGACCGGATCGGTCGCGAAGGGGCGATCTTCACTCAGGGCTACGTGACGACGCCGGTGTGTTCACCGTCGCGGGCGGCCTTGCTGACGGGTCGCTACCAGCAGCGTTACGGGTTTGAGTACAACGCGCGCCAGGCGCCGGAAGTGCCGGACGTCGGTCTGATCCCGGGCGAGTTGACGATCGCCGACCACCTGAAGGCGGCCGGATACGTGACCGGGATCGTCGGCAAGTGGCACCTGGGCTTCAAGGACGAGCACTACCCGACGAATCGCGGCTTCGACGAGTTCTACGGTCACCTCTCGGGCGCCACGCGGTTCATCAACCGCAGGACACAAGGCGCCGTATCGATGTCGGTCGACGAGGAGTTCAGGAGGCGGCCGCCGGACGATCCGCGCACCGATCTCGTCGTCCGGGGAACACAGCCGCCTGCGCCGCCGACGCGCCAGGCGGGCAACCTGATCGTCCGGGGGCCGGAGAAGACCGTAGTCGACGAGCCGGCCTACATCACGGACGTCTTCGGCGACGAGTCGGTCGACTTCATCCGACGGCACGCGGAGGGGCCGTTCTTCCTCTACTCGGCGTTCAACGCGCCCCACTCGCCGTTCCAGGTCACGGAGGAGTACTACGACCGGTTCCCAGACGAAGAGCACGAGCTGCGGCGGATCTACTTCGGCATGATCGCCGCCCTCGACGACGCCGTCGGCCGCATCCTGGACGCGCTGGACGAAGCCGGGATCGCCGACAACACGCTGGTTGTCTTCCTGTCCGACAACGGCTGTGCCGGCTACTTCCCCGGGCTGTGCTCCTGCGAGCCGCTCTCCGGCGGCAAGTTGACCTACTACGAGGGCGGTGTCCGCGTGCCCTACCTAGTGCGCTGGCCGGCGGCCGTGTCAGCCGGGACCACGGTCGACGCGCCGGTGTCGACGCTCGACATCCTGCCGACCGCCCTGGCGGCAGCCGGAGCAGAGGCGCCTGCCGATCTCGAACTGGACGGACACGACCTGATGCCGCTGCTCGACGGGTCGGCCGAAGCGACAGGCGACGGCCGCCTCGTGTGGCGGAACTATCCGACGGTCGCCGTCCGCAGCGGCGACATGAAGCTGATCAAGCCGAACCAGGACGCGCCCGGCGGCTTTCTCTACGACCTGTCCACCGATGTCCGGGAACAGACGGACCTCGCCGCAGAGCGGCCGGAAGAGGTCGCAAACCTCGAAGCGGTCATCGAGGACTGGCGTTCCATCACCGTGGAACCGGCCTGGACCCGCCGCCGTCCGGTCGCCTACTCGATCTGCAACATAGAACCCATCGGCTTCGAAAACTGA
- a CDS encoding TlpA disulfide reductase family protein, producing the protein MNASNRTLAALGMVLLLFPAAYGGTVGEEGSNSDEKLAALVAEVGPDWEVVTDYMSRQREWMQHRLNSLGPDDDAETSEDGEEASGPPDAERAAAAAIAILEEGGTHERSVDAAQFLTNQAAMTARGDEYAYRGAKALLEYVPDFGAWGMTLSRMNMLRRFRNDGESSRPATDRFFEELASEAEDRVLRAAGRYYLALGRMAAVNAEALSEDERTARKEAALDAAEGLSAGVEDEALLFGMRMGAGTFADAEADLIRSIRHATVGSVVADLTGSRMDGVEEALADYRGRVVLLDFWATWCKPCIAALPTLRELVAELPADRFVLLAVSVDAELETAVEFMEKEPMPWVNWHVGMTSELTKVLDVSAFPTYLLLDEQGRILARTSSLPDDFLALIEETVG; encoded by the coding sequence ATGAACGCGTCCAATCGCACACTCGCGGCACTTGGCATGGTGCTCTTGCTGTTTCCGGCGGCCTACGGCGGGACGGTCGGCGAAGAGGGCTCGAATTCAGACGAGAAACTCGCTGCGCTGGTCGCTGAAGTCGGTCCCGACTGGGAGGTCGTGACGGACTACATGAGCCGTCAGCGCGAGTGGATGCAGCATCGTCTGAACAGTCTGGGGCCAGACGACGATGCCGAGACTTCAGAGGATGGCGAGGAGGCTTCCGGGCCACCTGATGCAGAACGAGCAGCCGCGGCCGCGATCGCGATTCTCGAGGAGGGCGGCACGCACGAGCGGTCGGTCGACGCGGCGCAGTTTCTGACCAACCAGGCCGCGATGACGGCCAGGGGCGATGAGTACGCCTACCGGGGAGCGAAAGCTCTTCTCGAGTACGTCCCGGACTTCGGGGCGTGGGGAATGACGCTTTCCCGGATGAACATGCTCCGGCGCTTCCGCAACGACGGCGAATCCTCGCGGCCCGCTACGGACAGGTTCTTCGAGGAGCTGGCGAGCGAGGCCGAGGATCGGGTGCTGCGTGCGGCCGGTCGCTACTACCTGGCATTGGGGCGGATGGCGGCCGTCAACGCGGAAGCGCTGTCCGAGGATGAGCGCACGGCCAGAAAGGAGGCCGCTCTCGACGCTGCGGAAGGACTGAGCGCGGGCGTCGAGGACGAGGCGCTCCTGTTCGGGATGAGGATGGGCGCAGGAACCTTCGCGGATGCCGAGGCGGACCTGATTCGCAGCATCCGGCATGCCACGGTCGGGAGTGTCGTGGCCGATCTGACCGGCAGCCGCATGGACGGCGTCGAGGAGGCATTGGCCGACTACCGGGGCCGGGTCGTGCTCCTCGACTTCTGGGCGACCTGGTGCAAGCCCTGCATCGCGGCGTTGCCGACGCTGAGGGAACTGGTCGCCGAGCTGCCCGCGGACCGCTTCGTCCTGCTGGCCGTCAGCGTCGACGCGGAGTTGGAGACGGCGGTCGAGTTCATGGAGAAGGAGCCGATGCCGTGGGTGAACTGGCACGTCGGCATGACGAGCGAGTTGACGAAGGTCCTGGACGTCAGCGCGTTTCCCACCTACCTGCTCCTCGATGAACAGGGTCGGATCCTGGCCAGGACGAGCAGCCTGCCTGACGACTTCCTGGCACTGATCGAAGAGACGGTGGGCTAG
- a CDS encoding amidohydrolase, with translation MPTLLGGPAAAAAEDLSDAIAEDYRNELKSLFEHFHRNPELSFLEHETAARLADELRKSGVEVTEGIGRTGIVGMMENGDGPLVLVRADMDGLPVAEKSELPYASTVTQIDLSGEEVPVMHACGHDMHITTMVGVARRLAAMRDRWSGTVMFVGQPAEERIMGAREMLEDGLYERFGVPDYALALHVSAGRPAGKIEVPPGLLASSSDSVDITVFGVGAHGASPHRGKDPIYIAAQLVVALQGIVSRELNPLDPGVVTVGAIHGGFKHNVIPDRVELQLTVRANNEETREQLLSAIERIAEGVGRAAGLPAPLLPKVVRTKESTPVTMNDPELAARVRAAIAAGMGDDVFYSAPPSGMGAEDFAYFVRTEHKVPGTYFNVGGTDPADLEAEEAGGPPVPGHHSPFFRIEPEPSIRAGVEAMTLAVLDLLRP, from the coding sequence TTGCCGACGCTCCTCGGAGGGCCCGCGGCGGCTGCCGCCGAGGACCTGTCCGACGCCATCGCCGAGGACTACAGGAACGAACTGAAATCGCTCTTCGAGCACTTCCACCGCAACCCTGAGCTCTCCTTCCTGGAGCACGAGACGGCCGCCCGCCTGGCGGATGAACTCCGCAAGTCGGGCGTTGAGGTGACGGAGGGGATCGGCCGCACGGGAATCGTCGGCATGATGGAGAACGGCGACGGCCCGCTGGTCCTCGTGAGGGCCGACATGGACGGCCTGCCGGTGGCGGAGAAGTCCGAGCTGCCCTACGCCTCGACGGTCACCCAGATCGACCTCTCGGGCGAGGAAGTCCCGGTCATGCACGCGTGCGGACACGACATGCACATCACGACCATGGTCGGCGTGGCGAGGCGGCTCGCCGCGATGCGCGACCGGTGGTCGGGCACGGTCATGTTCGTCGGCCAGCCGGCGGAAGAGCGGATCATGGGCGCCCGCGAGATGCTGGAGGACGGCCTGTACGAGCGCTTCGGCGTGCCGGACTACGCGTTGGCGCTCCACGTCTCGGCGGGCAGGCCGGCGGGGAAGATCGAGGTGCCGCCGGGCCTGCTCGCGTCGTCCTCGGACAGCGTCGACATCACGGTGTTCGGAGTCGGCGCGCACGGGGCGTCGCCGCACCGGGGCAAGGACCCGATCTACATCGCGGCGCAGCTCGTCGTCGCGCTCCAGGGCATCGTCAGCCGCGAGCTCAACCCGCTCGACCCCGGTGTCGTGACGGTTGGCGCGATCCACGGCGGCTTCAAGCACAACGTGATCCCGGACCGGGTGGAACTGCAGCTCACGGTGCGGGCGAACAACGAGGAGACGCGGGAGCAGTTGCTGTCGGCGATTGAGAGGATCGCGGAGGGTGTCGGCAGGGCGGCCGGCCTTCCGGCCCCGTTGCTGCCGAAGGTGGTGCGCACGAAGGAATCGACGCCGGTCACCATGAACGACCCGGAGCTTGCGGCGCGGGTGCGGGCCGCGATCGCCGCCGGCATGGGCGATGACGTGTTCTACAGCGCGCCTCCCTCGGGCATGGGCGCCGAGGACTTCGCGTACTTCGTCCGCACGGAGCACAAGGTGCCCGGCACCTACTTCAACGTCGGCGGCACGGACCCTGCCGACCTGGAAGCGGAGGAGGCCGGCGGACCGCCGGTGCCGGGACACCACTCGCCCTTCTTCCGGATCGAACCCGAGCCGTCGATCCGCGCCGGAGTCGAGGCGATGACGCTGGCGGTGCTCGACCTGCTGCGACCGTAG
- the nth gene encoding endonuclease III → MVEAEGAFERIPEPALQEVLAELERLYPDADCELRHENALQLLIATILSAQSTDVRVNLVTETLFRRYRTAEDFANADPIVFEQEIRSTGFFRNKTKSVLGAARKIVDEFGGEVPDTMEDLITLPGVARKTANVVLGTWFRKPVGVVVDTHIGRLARRLGISPEKDAVKVERDLMNRLPQDTWIFMGHAIIWHGRRVCSARRPDCANCTLADWCPRNGLPDC, encoded by the coding sequence ATGGTGGAAGCGGAGGGGGCTTTCGAACGGATCCCGGAGCCGGCGCTCCAGGAGGTGCTCGCCGAACTGGAGCGGCTGTACCCGGACGCGGACTGCGAACTCCGGCACGAGAACGCGCTTCAACTCCTGATCGCGACGATCCTCTCCGCCCAGTCGACCGATGTGAGGGTCAACCTCGTGACGGAAACGCTGTTCAGGCGCTATCGGACCGCCGAGGACTTCGCGAACGCGGACCCGATCGTTTTCGAGCAGGAGATTCGCAGCACCGGCTTCTTCCGCAACAAGACGAAGAGCGTTCTCGGTGCCGCGCGGAAGATCGTGGACGAGTTCGGCGGCGAGGTGCCGGACACGATGGAGGACCTGATCACCCTTCCCGGCGTGGCGCGCAAGACGGCGAACGTGGTGCTTGGCACCTGGTTCAGGAAGCCGGTCGGCGTCGTGGTCGACACGCATATCGGCCGCCTTGCCCGGCGCCTGGGCATCAGCCCCGAAAAGGATGCGGTCAAGGTCGAGCGGGACCTGATGAACCGGCTGCCGCAGGACACGTGGATCTTCATGGGCCACGCGATCATCTGGCATGGGCGTCGCGTCTGCTCAGCGCGACGGCCCGACTGCGCAAACTGCACGCTGGCCGATTGGTGTCCGCGCAACGGCTTGCCGGACTGCTAG
- a CDS encoding amidohydrolase family protein, with the protein MELIATTGRALRLAAAGVLVALPLLAGPPPEPPPFYAIEGVRVEVGDGTVLEEATVVIENGTITAVAEDVAIPAHAWVIDGEGLTVYPGLIDAMGSLPQPRRPPGGPGAGAPTPGGQRRRSDPDRALPRGPEDRPLTTPWKRAADDLTLDAEAVEDWRKAGVTSIAARPGDGLFPGRLSLVRLGAPGRDAEHQVVAPELAQVASLSSGGGFGSYPGALMGRVAYFRQLLLDAAHYAAATGAYEADPSGWRRPEFDRTLAPLAAVASGEERILLPGSSAVEINRALRLGEELGLDFALYGGQEGYRLAGELADAGVAVLAFVDWPEPLPERDRDPDADRPLREILHERLAPTTPVELAEAGVQFALGSGGANSADDFLAGVRRAIEGGLEPARALQALTRDAAAVHGLDDRIGTVAAGMAADLVLADGYPWQESSRVEAVFIDGVRYAVSDGEDAEDEGDHGGSEETAAESTSEAETAEEAEEPEEPRRRGRGPRGPGGPRGGSSEAPAPMRLAEVAEKHAELAGDAMVPMTGPYREDDVLAITGATVLTMAGETIENGTVVVRDGRIARVGSGLRPPRGAHVIDARGRYVMPGIFDAHSHIATAGGVNEGSLAVTAMVRIEDVVDPTDVAIYRALAGGVTTINVLHGSANPIGGQNQVLKLRWGQDADGMRFEGAAPGIKFALGENPKRSRSFGPGPRRYPATRMGVLDVIREAFTEAAEYRDAWARHRAAEAAGERSRPPARDLELEALVEILEGERLVHAHSYRADEILQLLRLAEELGFRIATLQHVLEGYRVADEIAAHGAGASTFSDWWAYKVEAYEAIPHNAALMADRGVLVSVNSDDAEEMRHLNHEAAKAVRWGGLSDDAALALVTINPARQFGIDGRVGSIEVGKDADLVIYDRHPLSSYAVVQTTLVDGKVYFDRELDRFRREQLAALEQSLTEPASEDGGDEP; encoded by the coding sequence ATGGAGTTGATCGCCACGACCGGACGGGCGCTTCGGTTGGCAGCCGCAGGGGTGCTGGTCGCCCTGCCGCTCCTTGCCGGTCCTCCTCCGGAGCCGCCTCCCTTCTACGCCATCGAGGGCGTGCGGGTCGAGGTCGGCGACGGTACGGTCCTTGAAGAGGCAACCGTCGTCATCGAGAACGGCACGATCACAGCCGTTGCCGAGGACGTTGCGATCCCTGCTCACGCCTGGGTCATCGACGGCGAGGGACTCACGGTCTACCCGGGCCTGATCGACGCGATGGGAAGTCTCCCGCAGCCTCGGCGTCCTCCCGGCGGTCCGGGCGCCGGCGCGCCGACGCCCGGCGGCCAGCGGCGCCGGTCGGACCCCGACCGGGCCCTGCCTCGCGGCCCGGAGGATCGCCCGCTGACGACCCCCTGGAAGCGGGCGGCCGACGACCTCACGCTGGACGCGGAGGCGGTCGAGGACTGGCGGAAGGCCGGTGTCACCTCGATCGCGGCAAGGCCGGGCGACGGGCTGTTCCCGGGCCGGCTGTCCCTGGTTCGGCTGGGCGCGCCCGGTCGCGACGCGGAACATCAGGTGGTCGCCCCCGAACTGGCCCAGGTGGCCTCCCTTAGCAGTGGCGGCGGCTTCGGCTCCTATCCCGGCGCTCTGATGGGCCGGGTCGCCTACTTCCGGCAGTTGCTCCTGGACGCGGCCCACTACGCCGCCGCGACTGGCGCCTACGAGGCCGATCCCTCCGGCTGGCGGCGGCCGGAGTTCGATCGAACCCTGGCGCCGCTGGCGGCTGTCGCCTCGGGAGAGGAACGGATCCTCCTGCCGGGCTCGAGCGCGGTCGAGATCAACCGGGCGCTCCGGCTCGGAGAGGAACTCGGTCTCGACTTCGCGTTGTACGGCGGCCAGGAAGGCTATCGCCTCGCCGGCGAGCTCGCGGATGCCGGCGTGGCGGTGCTCGCCTTTGTCGACTGGCCCGAGCCTCTGCCGGAGCGTGACCGGGATCCGGACGCGGACCGGCCGCTTCGCGAGATCCTCCACGAGCGGCTGGCGCCGACGACGCCGGTCGAACTGGCCGAGGCCGGCGTGCAGTTCGCGCTCGGTTCCGGCGGCGCGAACAGCGCGGACGACTTCCTGGCCGGCGTGCGCCGGGCGATCGAGGGCGGCCTCGAACCGGCGCGGGCGCTTCAGGCACTTACCCGGGACGCGGCGGCGGTGCACGGTCTAGATGACCGAATCGGCACGGTGGCCGCCGGAATGGCGGCGGACCTCGTGCTGGCCGACGGCTACCCGTGGCAGGAGTCGAGCCGGGTCGAGGCGGTGTTCATCGACGGCGTCCGGTACGCCGTATCGGACGGTGAAGACGCCGAGGACGAAGGGGACCACGGCGGGAGCGAAGAGACCGCCGCGGAAAGCACATCCGAGGCGGAAACGGCCGAGGAGGCCGAAGAACCGGAGGAACCGCGACGGCGGGGACGCGGTCCTCGCGGTCCGGGTGGTCCACGCGGCGGGTCGAGCGAAGCGCCCGCACCGATGCGGCTGGCCGAAGTGGCGGAGAAGCACGCGGAACTCGCCGGCGACGCGATGGTGCCGATGACCGGTCCCTATCGCGAGGACGACGTGCTGGCGATCACGGGCGCCACCGTCCTGACGATGGCGGGCGAGACGATCGAGAACGGCACGGTGGTCGTTCGGGATGGCCGGATCGCCAGGGTCGGCAGCGGCCTCAGGCCGCCCCGTGGCGCGCACGTGATCGACGCCCGGGGACGCTACGTGATGCCGGGCATCTTCGATGCCCACTCGCACATCGCGACCGCGGGGGGTGTCAACGAGGGCAGCCTGGCGGTGACCGCGATGGTGCGGATCGAGGACGTCGTCGATCCGACCGACGTCGCGATCTACCGGGCGCTCGCAGGCGGCGTCACGACGATCAACGTGCTCCACGGCAGCGCGAATCCGATCGGCGGCCAGAACCAGGTGCTGAAGCTCCGCTGGGGCCAGGACGCCGACGGCATGCGTTTCGAGGGTGCAGCGCCGGGCATCAAGTTCGCGCTCGGCGAGAACCCGAAGCGGTCACGGTCCTTCGGGCCGGGGCCGCGCCGCTACCCGGCGACCCGGATGGGTGTCCTCGATGTCATCCGGGAAGCGTTCACCGAGGCCGCCGAGTACCGGGACGCATGGGCGCGTCATCGCGCGGCGGAAGCCGCCGGCGAACGCAGCCGGCCGCCCGCGCGCGACCTCGAGCTCGAGGCGCTGGTCGAGATCCTGGAGGGTGAACGCCTGGTGCACGCCCACAGCTACCGGGCCGATGAGATCCTCCAGTTGCTGCGGCTGGCCGAAGAACTCGGCTTCCGGATCGCCACGCTCCAGCACGTGCTGGAGGGCTACCGGGTGGCGGACGAGATCGCGGCCCACGGCGCCGGCGCGTCCACCTTCTCCGACTGGTGGGCCTACAAGGTAGAGGCCTACGAGGCGATTCCCCACAACGCGGCCCTGATGGCGGATCGCGGCGTTCTGGTCTCGGTCAACTCGGACGACGCGGAGGAGATGCGCCACCTGAACCACGAGGCGGCCAAGGCCGTCAGGTGGGGCGGTCTCTCCGACGACGCGGCGCTCGCCCTGGTCACGATCAACCCCGCCCGGCAGTTCGGCATCGACGGCCGCGTGGGTTCGATCGAGGTCGGCAAGGACGCCGATCTCGTGATCTACGACCGGCATCCGCTGAGTTCCTACGCCGTCGTGCAGACCACTCTCGTGGACGGCAAGGTCTACTTCGACCGCGAACTGGACCGGTTCCGGCGGGAGCAGTTGGCCGCGCTGGAGCAGTCGTTGACCGAGCCCGCGAGTGAGGACGGCGGAGACGAGCCATGA
- a CDS encoding amidohydrolase family protein — MTRAYGRSAVAATLALALAAFGGPAAAQTLAIEGGTVHPVSGASYTGTVVVRDGVIEAAGSGVATPRGAEVIDARGLHVYPGLFNAWTVLGLVEIDSISATLDQEELGDTPHLLAIEGVHPASEIIPVTRENGTTHALTAPSGGPWAGQASVILLDGWTVEEMEVEKSVGVVLEWPSLATREFDFSTFSVREKKFSEAKRDYDRTVDELGDWIEAARQYDHTRSNAGSAAAVEQDHALEAVARVARGELPLLVVADRARAIRDAVSFAEEHGLQLVVASGRDAAKEADLLAEKKVPVILNSVQALPVEEDDPYDGPFAAPGELHRAGVPIAFGTFDASNARALPYEAATAVAFGLEAEAALRALTLGAAEILGLDDRLGSIDPGKWANLIVTDGDPLEVRTGVRHVIVRGRDVDLSNRHSRSYELYRGRPAPP; from the coding sequence ATGACCCGTGCGTACGGCAGGAGCGCCGTGGCGGCGACGCTGGCGCTGGCCCTGGCGGCCTTCGGCGGGCCGGCGGCCGCCCAGACGCTGGCGATCGAGGGCGGCACGGTGCACCCCGTTTCGGGCGCTTCCTACACCGGCACGGTCGTCGTGCGGGACGGCGTGATCGAGGCGGCCGGTTCGGGTGTCGCGACGCCGAGGGGCGCCGAAGTGATCGACGCTCGCGGCCTGCACGTCTATCCCGGGCTGTTCAATGCCTGGACCGTTCTCGGCCTGGTGGAGATCGACTCGATCTCCGCCACGCTGGACCAGGAGGAGCTGGGCGACACGCCGCATCTGCTCGCGATCGAGGGGGTTCATCCCGCGAGCGAGATCATTCCGGTGACCAGGGAGAACGGCACCACGCACGCGTTGACGGCGCCCAGCGGCGGACCCTGGGCGGGCCAGGCGTCGGTCATCCTCCTCGACGGCTGGACGGTGGAGGAGATGGAAGTCGAGAAGAGTGTCGGCGTGGTGCTCGAGTGGCCGAGCCTCGCGACCCGGGAGTTCGACTTCTCGACCTTCAGCGTCCGGGAGAAGAAGTTCTCCGAGGCGAAGCGGGACTACGACCGGACGGTTGACGAGCTCGGCGACTGGATCGAGGCGGCACGCCAGTACGACCACACGCGCTCGAACGCCGGTTCCGCTGCGGCGGTGGAGCAGGATCACGCCCTCGAGGCCGTAGCAAGGGTGGCGCGTGGCGAACTGCCGCTCCTGGTCGTCGCCGATCGGGCCCGGGCGATTCGTGACGCCGTATCGTTCGCTGAAGAACACGGTCTGCAGCTCGTCGTGGCCTCGGGACGCGACGCGGCGAAGGAGGCGGATCTGCTCGCCGAGAAAAAGGTGCCGGTCATCCTCAACTCGGTGCAGGCGCTGCCGGTAGAGGAGGACGACCCGTACGACGGCCCCTTCGCCGCGCCGGGCGAACTCCATCGCGCCGGCGTTCCGATTGCCTTCGGCACCTTCGACGCGTCGAACGCTAGGGCCCTGCCGTACGAGGCGGCGACCGCAGTCGCTTTCGGCCTCGAAGCCGAGGCGGCGCTTCGGGCTCTGACACTGGGCGCGGCGGAGATCCTGGGCCTTGACGATCGTCTGGGCTCGATCGACCCGGGCAAGTGGGCGAACCTGATCGTCACCGACGGCGACCCGCTGGAGGTCCGGACCGGAGTCCGCCACGTGATCGTCCGCGGCCGCGACGTCGACCTGTCGAACCGGCACAGCCGGTCGTACGAGCTGTACCGCGGGCGCCCGGCGCCTCCGTAG